In Nitrospiraceae bacterium, the following are encoded in one genomic region:
- a CDS encoding ATP citrate lyase, whose translation MSILANKDTRVVIQGGQAGVNAARRMAEFCYLIKRPLNVEAFVYPPDAGKTNEIPYGSGLIAIPVYKSIAEATKHHPSINTSLVYIGADRAMKGGMEALDDSRIKVVSMITEGVPEKDAKLLGTHARKLGKVFNGPSSIGIISAGACRLGVIGGAFDNLVLSKLYREGSFGVITKSGGLSNEIIWICSQFADGITTAIGIGGDAYPGTDYVSYLEMFENDPQTKAVVIVGEMGGDLEERAAEWYGAKKRRIKLIGVVSGFCQESLPKGMKFGHAGAKEGMKGEGSARSKSDALKKAGAIVPPTFGALGPAIKETYEELLKSGQVKPVVEPATLPKLPKSIEEAMKADEVMVAPLIRTTISDDRGDEPCYDGYPASELINKGYEIPHVIGLLWDKRLISKQEAEIIKRIMMLSADHGPCVSGAYATILAACAGIGLSQSVAAGLIMIGPRFGGAVTDAGRFFKYAVDNKMAVDEFLAYMKKNHGPVPGIGHRVKSLRNPDKRVKELVGYVKSLNIKTPCLDFALEVEKVTAAKKDNLILNVDGTMAAVLVDIGFPVDSLNGFFILSRTIGLIGHWVDQKRQDSRLIRLFDYLVNYAAPKRREVPPLK comes from the coding sequence ATGAGTATTCTGGCAAACAAGGACACCCGCGTAGTTATTCAGGGTGGTCAGGCAGGTGTCAATGCGGCGCGCCGAATGGCCGAGTTTTGCTATCTGATCAAGCGGCCTTTGAACGTGGAAGCGTTCGTGTATCCACCGGACGCCGGTAAGACGAACGAAATTCCCTACGGCAGCGGATTGATCGCCATCCCCGTCTACAAGAGTATCGCGGAAGCGACCAAGCATCATCCCAGCATCAATACCAGCCTCGTCTACATCGGTGCCGATCGCGCGATGAAGGGGGGGATGGAGGCATTGGACGATTCTCGCATTAAGGTTGTATCGATGATCACCGAAGGCGTGCCGGAAAAGGACGCCAAGCTGTTGGGCACGCATGCACGTAAGCTCGGCAAGGTGTTCAACGGGCCGTCCTCTATCGGCATTATTTCAGCCGGTGCCTGTCGTTTGGGCGTCATCGGCGGGGCCTTCGACAACCTCGTCCTTTCCAAGCTGTATCGCGAAGGCTCTTTCGGCGTCATCACGAAGTCGGGCGGCCTCTCCAATGAAATTATCTGGATCTGCTCTCAGTTCGCCGATGGCATCACGACGGCCATTGGTATCGGCGGCGACGCATATCCCGGCACCGACTATGTCAGCTACCTCGAAATGTTCGAAAACGATCCCCAGACCAAAGCGGTCGTGATCGTCGGCGAAATGGGTGGGGATCTCGAGGAGCGTGCGGCTGAGTGGTATGGAGCAAAGAAGCGCCGGATCAAGCTGATCGGTGTCGTGTCAGGTTTCTGCCAGGAAAGCCTGCCGAAGGGGATGAAGTTCGGTCATGCCGGGGCGAAGGAAGGTATGAAGGGCGAAGGGTCGGCCCGCTCCAAATCGGATGCGCTCAAGAAGGCGGGCGCGATTGTCCCGCCGACCTTCGGGGCGCTGGGTCCTGCCATCAAGGAAACGTACGAAGAGTTGCTCAAGTCCGGCCAAGTGAAACCGGTGGTGGAGCCGGCGACCTTGCCGAAGCTTCCGAAGTCCATCGAGGAAGCAATGAAGGCCGATGAAGTCATGGTGGCTCCGTTGATCCGTACCACGATCAGCGATGATCGCGGCGATGAACCTTGCTACGACGGATATCCTGCTTCCGAGCTCATTAATAAGGGTTACGAGATTCCGCACGTCATCGGGTTGCTGTGGGACAAGAGGCTCATTTCCAAGCAGGAAGCTGAAATCATCAAGCGTATCATGATGCTTTCCGCCGACCACGGCCCATGCGTGAGCGGCGCCTATGCAACCATTCTCGCTGCCTGTGCGGGTATCGGCCTGTCGCAGTCGGTGGCGGCCGGCCTGATCATGATCGGCCCGCGGTTCGGTGGCGCCGTCACGGACGCCGGCCGCTTCTTCAAGTATGCCGTCGATAACAAGATGGCGGTGGATGAATTCTTAGCCTACATGAAAAAGAACCACGGGCCGGTGCCAGGCATCGGCCATCGTGTGAAGAGCCTGCGTAACCCGGACAAGCGGGTGAAAGAACTAGTCGGGTACGTGAAGAGCCTGAACATCAAGACGCCGTGTCTCGACTTTGCGTTGGAGGTCGAGAAAGTCACGGCTGCCAAAAAAGACAATCTGATTCTGAATGTCGACGGCACCATGGCGGCCGTCTTGGTCGATATCGGCTTCCCGGTCGACAGTTTGAACGGCTTCTTCATCCTTTCCCGGACAATTGGTCTGATTGGCCACTGGGTGGACCAGAAGCGCCAGGACAGCCGCTTGATCCGGCTGTTCGATTATCTGGTGAACTACGCGGCGCCCAAGCGTCGTGAAGTTCCGCCGCTGAAGTAG
- a CDS encoding aconitate hydratase, which yields MSMDLAKALYAKMPDVFAKARKKFGRGLTLAEKILVSHADNFDSQNWERGKAMLALRPDRVAMQDATAQMAVLQFMQANKKKAAVPSTIHCDHLIRAEMGSQKDLLRALDENREVYNFLASAAKKYGIGFWKPGAGIIHQVVLENYAFPGCLIIGTDSHTPNGGGLGGLAIGVGGADAGEVMAGLPWEVLHPKLIGVRLTGKLSGWASPKDVILYLCGLLTVKGGTNKIVEYFGPGAETISATGKGTICNMGAELGATTSVFPFDEKMVAYMKITDRADLASFAQSHKDLLVADPEVAQSPEKYYDQIVEIDLSKLEPHVVGPHTPDLARPISKLKTEAQEKGYPVELKAALIGSCTNSSYEDISRSAHVAQQALKAGLKAKASFLISPGSERIYHTMKRDGFLDTFEKLGGTVLSNSCGPCIGQWKRADGVKGRADSIVSSFNRNFPGRNDGISETLSFLASPEVVTAYAITGDLGFDPVNQSVKGADGKEFKFQPPVGEELPAKGFAKGEEGFVAPAEDGSGLTVDIPPTSERLQLLQPFPKWDGKDFEKLPLLIKTKGKTTTDHISPAGPWLKFRGHLDKISDNMFLGANNAFSSEPGKGNNVLTGESNLTIAQIARAYKSKGIGSIVVGDENYGEGSSREHAAMSPRFLNVRTVITKSFARIHETNLKKQGILPLTFADPKDYEKIEQNDRISVVDLANLAPGKPVTVVVHKTGGDVKIQTNHSMTAQQITWFKAGSALNALN from the coding sequence ATGTCCATGGATCTCGCCAAAGCACTCTATGCCAAGATGCCGGATGTCTTTGCCAAGGCCAGGAAAAAGTTCGGCCGAGGCTTGACGCTCGCCGAAAAGATTCTCGTATCGCACGCGGATAATTTCGATAGCCAGAACTGGGAGCGGGGCAAGGCCATGTTGGCCCTCCGTCCGGATCGCGTGGCTATGCAAGATGCCACGGCCCAGATGGCCGTGCTGCAATTCATGCAAGCCAACAAGAAGAAGGCGGCGGTGCCGAGCACGATTCACTGTGACCACTTGATCCGTGCGGAGATGGGCTCTCAAAAGGACCTGCTCCGCGCATTGGACGAGAATCGCGAGGTGTACAATTTCCTCGCTTCGGCCGCCAAGAAATACGGCATCGGTTTCTGGAAGCCGGGCGCCGGTATCATCCATCAAGTCGTGCTGGAAAATTATGCATTTCCGGGTTGCTTGATCATCGGAACTGACTCACACACCCCGAATGGCGGTGGTTTGGGCGGTCTGGCGATCGGCGTCGGTGGTGCGGATGCCGGGGAAGTCATGGCCGGCCTCCCCTGGGAAGTCCTGCATCCGAAATTGATCGGCGTGCGGCTGACCGGCAAGTTGAGCGGTTGGGCCTCGCCGAAGGATGTGATCCTGTACTTGTGCGGTCTACTCACTGTGAAGGGCGGGACCAACAAGATCGTTGAATACTTCGGCCCGGGCGCTGAAACCATCAGTGCCACCGGGAAGGGTACGATTTGCAACATGGGCGCCGAGTTGGGCGCCACAACCTCTGTCTTCCCGTTCGATGAGAAGATGGTGGCCTATATGAAGATCACCGATCGGGCCGATTTGGCGAGCTTTGCGCAGTCGCACAAGGACTTGCTGGTGGCCGATCCCGAAGTCGCTCAATCGCCGGAGAAGTACTACGATCAAATCGTTGAGATCGACCTGTCCAAGCTGGAGCCACACGTCGTTGGTCCGCATACGCCGGACCTGGCTCGGCCGATTTCCAAGTTGAAGACTGAGGCTCAGGAGAAGGGGTATCCGGTCGAGCTGAAAGCGGCGTTGATCGGAAGCTGTACGAACTCTTCCTATGAAGACATCAGCCGTTCTGCTCACGTGGCGCAACAGGCGCTGAAGGCGGGTCTGAAGGCGAAGGCCTCGTTCCTGATCTCTCCGGGGTCCGAGCGCATTTATCACACCATGAAGCGCGACGGTTTCTTGGACACGTTCGAGAAGCTTGGCGGAACCGTTCTGTCCAATTCCTGTGGCCCCTGTATTGGGCAGTGGAAGCGGGCGGACGGAGTGAAGGGGCGGGCCGATTCCATCGTCAGTTCGTTCAACCGTAACTTTCCGGGCCGCAACGACGGGATTAGTGAAACCCTGTCGTTCCTTGCCAGCCCGGAAGTTGTGACCGCCTATGCCATCACGGGCGACCTGGGTTTCGATCCAGTCAATCAATCTGTAAAGGGCGCGGACGGGAAGGAGTTCAAATTCCAGCCGCCTGTCGGGGAAGAATTGCCGGCCAAGGGATTTGCCAAAGGCGAAGAGGGCTTCGTGGCCCCGGCAGAAGATGGTTCTGGTTTGACCGTCGACATTCCCCCCACCAGTGAACGGCTTCAACTGTTACAGCCGTTCCCGAAGTGGGATGGTAAGGATTTCGAGAAACTCCCGCTCTTGATCAAGACCAAAGGCAAGACCACGACCGACCATATTTCCCCGGCCGGTCCTTGGCTCAAGTTCCGTGGTCACCTGGATAAGATCAGCGACAACATGTTTCTCGGCGCGAATAACGCATTCTCGTCGGAGCCGGGCAAGGGCAACAATGTCCTGACCGGTGAATCCAATCTCACGATTGCCCAGATTGCCCGGGCCTACAAGTCCAAGGGTATTGGGTCCATCGTCGTGGGAGATGAAAACTACGGGGAAGGTAGCAGCCGCGAACATGCTGCCATGTCTCCTCGTTTCCTGAACGTGCGGACGGTCATCACCAAGAGTTTCGCGCGCATCCACGAGACGAATCTTAAGAAGCAGGGCATCCTCCCGTTGACGTTTGCCGATCCCAAAGACTACGAGAAGATTGAACAGAACGATCGAATCAGCGTCGTGGATTTGGCCAACTTGGCTCCGGGTAAGCCCGTGACAGTCGTCGTTCATAAGACTGGCGGTGATGTGAAGATTCAGACGAATCACAGCATGACCGCACAGCAAATCACTTGGTTCAAGGCCGGATCAGCATTGAACGCTTTGAACTAA